GCTAAGtaagtatttttcatatttattaccTTGATTCCTTAATAACTATCTGGGGAGCTAGGtgttataattctcattttatagatgaggaacctgaagttTAGTGAGGTCATCCTTGAACTAAGAATTTCCTGACTGGAGATTCACTTGTTTATGCTCTATGTTACCCAGATTTACTAAGTGATATTTCAGGGAACATTGATTTACCCAAAGGAATATCAAAACAAACAACAAGGTATAATTTGACATTTTGAAGGATTTAAAAGCAGACTATCTACATGTTTTCCTAACTGCTATTTCTTCCTCCTGGGAGCAAGAAAGACTTTACTGTTCacttattttaaagatttctttttacaaataacgtaaatgaaaataactaaagaaTAATCCAAATCTTAACTGACTGAGCCAGTACTGATGCTCACTTGTTCTTGGTGTTGGCttactttgtttttacttttgcatGTATCACTTTTTTTGACTATACCTTTCTCTAGGAAAGCTAGCTGGCACAGTCAGTAGAATGCTGAACCTAGAGCCAGGAAGAACTGAGATCAAATCTTAGTATAGATATTTATGAGTTAGTTTATTTGATcaagtcaaattatttttatcatcatcaatttcttcattcagaaacataaagataataattaacACCCACCAGAAGATTTtacaaggaaaaaattaattaatatttagcAAATATTCTATAAATCAAAATATGCAATATTAATGTCAGCTAATATCAATGCACAATACAGTGTTAGGATCAACATAACAATATACAAACCCCCTATATTGGTCtcatgttatataaatatatatatatatgtatatgtatgcatatatatatttatatatggtatTTTTCCTCATGAGAACAATGCTGGAGGATTCTAAGTATCCATAAAACAAAATGTgaaacactccagaaaaagccTAATAAATTGGAAAGTTTGAGGTCTACTTTTAGattgataggtagatagatagatacctaGATAACTATAGAGTCATGTAGATTCATAGATAGACAAAAAtcgatagatacatacatacatagaaagaaagagatagaaatatagatagatagatgggtggATAGATGAGTAGATGGATGGACCTCATCATTcatacaataaaaaaatgatttgtcaAAAAAACATTTTCCCTGCTGAATATAGAACATtgctttggtttcttttctttttaattccttttaaatCTTTTCATGAACTTTTAGGTAGACTGACtagacatttttatttcttatataccTGGGCTTTTATAACCTATTTTGGACACTAGACTTAATATTGCATAAACTTTATTACTTCTTTTAAGCCAAGAACTAGGTTCTACTCAAAGAAGATGACTAAGAAAACATTGATGGATGAATtcttttcaaattctgttttgttACCCCCTTCAAGTTATAAAACCAGTTATAATCCTCATCTGGTTTCCTAATGCCATTGAACAGCACTGTCCTTTCTCCTTTGCTCTGTGATTTGAAATAGACTTCtctaaagttataatatatgatgTTCCCTCTCCCTTGAATCCTGTCCAATCCTTAGCATTGGTCACCTCACATTCTTCTAATGAACTATCTTCAAGAATCGCTTTTCTGCTTATATGTAAATCAGACACCATCAACTATATCTTTTCTGAACCCTCAAAAATTTACTCTCCCTCCACTCAGCCTACAAGgattgattgattcaatattATTAAGAtatgttatttagtcattttttttatctcttttataaaacaaacccacagttttcaattcatttcagggtaattttgaataagaaaaaaataatccctgaCCTTCTAAAATCCAGTTTTTAGGTTGGATTGGTTATTCAGTATCGGGCACTTCATCAATGGATCTTAACTATCATTGTAGGACTTGAGAGCATGtgatttattggcatacactaTGAATATCTAGGCTTATTCAGAATCATTTACGTAACACAATGAATTATTTCAGTTGTTTCCTTCATTTCAATGGCTTTTGCTCATAGAGGGTTCATAGAAAAACCCTGCCACTAGTAGTTCTACTTTTCATGCAATACTCCtgttgttttatttcctttgaggaaattgaactttcctttttttttcccccaacactTTTTCACACTTTCTGATATGGCAAATAGAAGGAATGAAGTAGAAACTATAAAAGTATTTCTGTTAcagatttgatttcaggaaacacatcaatttatttttcaaagtacaCAAGATGAAGAAAAATCCCTTCACTAGTCTTTGAAGCATAGACGTCTTCAGTGAAATGTTTTCATGATGAGTAATCAGAAGCAAAAATCTAATCACTGGACCCATCTCTGTACAAGGTGCAAATCTGTTatgactaggccaccttcctttgaaGTTTCTTTAATTCTCTAAATAATTTTGACATTTTGTTCCTAAAGATTAATTTTGAAACTAGTTTTCCTTTAGAAAGTAAggttttttttgagttttattgatATGTCactgagtaatttaatttaggtggtattggcatttttattatatgaactcATTCTAACCCTAAGCAATAGGCATTTTCCAgtaatttaaatttatctttatttgtgttttgtaattgtattcatgcagcttctgggtttgtcttgggaggtaaattcccaagtaatTTATGTTGTGTCCTTACTATAAATGGAAttgctctttctatctcttaGTTCTGGATTTTGTTTGCCATTTATAAGTACCTACTTAGCTATTCATTAGCCCCTCTATCCATCTGCTTATGTACTTATGTGTgtctatcatttatttatatatctatctataatctttgtatatatgtatatctctatctGTCCAACCATTggtccatgcatccatccattcatttataatctgtctgtctgtctatatatctTAGATTTTCATGTCAGTACTATATTTTCCTCTTGAACACCCCTTCTCACATTAAGTAGAATTTACCTCACTTGTTTTATATGTTTTTAGAATAAAGTGAAGAGTACCcattaaattaaataatgtcACTGGCAGCTTTACAAATGCATATGAATCTCTATCAAACATCTAATAGGCAAGAGGAGACAAGAAATATGGTATATTTTCCATGAATCTTTTAATTATGTCCATAATGTTGCCACATCTTTCATATAGATTCACCGATATGGAATACACAGACAACAACCATAATAGAGAAATGCAACCATTCCTGGTGCTCTCagtattttgatattttgttatTTGGGTTTGAGTAAAATTGAATTGTTAATTTTCTATTCTTACCTGCCTACCCATTATGTTCCTAATTAAAGGCACCAAGGACAAGTCCACACAGATAATATTTCTTCTCTATATTGGTCCAAACTGTCTTGGAATGCACAGAAGGtaaaaagtcacttaattatcTATTGATTGGAAATATAGAGGCAAGAACTTTATTAATATTACCTGAActgatcctcacagtaaccctgtGAGATATGTGAtaccattctcattttacagttgaggaaacagaggcagacaacTGTGAAGTGTCTTTTAAGACATTTTGGAGAGGAAGGCAATATATGTGGTTTTCCATGTTAACTTACTCTCTTACTCCATAGCTTCTTCATAGCAGTTTTTACTTCTGCATTTCTCAGTGTATAGATCAATGGATTGAGCAAAGGTGTTCCAATGGTATAAAATACAGACACCAACTTGTCCACAGGGAAGTTAACTGGGGGCCgagcatatataaaaatgcaagGAACAAAGAATATAATGACCACAATTATGTGAGTGGTACAGGTGGACAAGGCTTTACGCTTCCCTTCTGCACTATGATTTCTTAGTgaataaaggattacaaaatagGAGGTCATAAGAATTGCAAAGGTCATCATGCATAAAATCCCACTATTGAAAAGAACTATTATTTTTATCACATATGTATCAGTGCAGGCCAATTGCAACAAAGGCTGTAAGTCACAAAAATAATGATCGATCACGTTGGGACCACAAAAGGGTAAACTCAATGCAATGAAGATCTGAGTGAAAGAATGCAGAATAGCCCCAATGACAGTTAACATTACCAAATTCCCACACGTTTTTTGGTTCATGATGACTGTGTAATATAGAGGCTTACAGATGGCCACATAGCGGTCATAAGCCATGGCGACAAGGATCAAGACTTCCATGCATCCAAAGAAATGTGATGCAACTAATTGAATCATGCActcatcaaatgagatagttggTTTTTTAGAAAGGCTGTCTACAATCAGTTTGGGGGTTGTATTACTAGAGTAAGAGAAGTCTGCAAAGGACAAATAGGTCAGGAAAAAATACATGGGAGATCCAAGTGTAGGACTAGTCTTCACAGTCAAAATGATAAGTAGATTTCCTACCATAGTGGCAGTGTAGAAGACCAAGAAGATGACAAATATGATCTTCTTCGTCACTGGGTCTTGTGTCAGTCCCAGAAGGATGAATTCAGTCACGTTGTTTTTCATTTCTAGAGCTTCAGtgaaaatgggaagaatatatGTGAGAACtaataaatggataaatggaagaaagtaaaagaaagaatatagacGAAGAGTCCCTGTGATACGGAATCATTTTTTCTCATGTATTTCAAAGTACATATAATTGAACCCTTAAAAATATTACATGGGATATTACTAAGAACACATACCATAATATATTGCAATACACTCACCATTATTCTCTTGCTCCTTTATGAAGTAATAATTTGCAAGTTAATAACAGGACAGATTATAATTTgctattttaatgaaattattacttGTTTATTTCCTATTGAACTGCTAGAGTCTATTTTTCCCTATTACTCTGATTTTCTCATGTCTATGTGCACAAAATTATTGCTTCCATTTAACCTAAACATATATCCTTATACCTTATAGCCATTGTTTCTATCTCTGATCTATGGTATAAATTTGGGGACAAAGTTACTCTTTCTCTAAGATAATTCCTCAAAGGCTTCAAGTTGTTTTCATATTCTccttaaatatcttattttaataaacaaaattcCTAGTCATTTATTGCATTAAatgatatgtacatatatacatatacacatacatatatatatacatatatatatatatatatatatatatatatatatagtatgcagTATACTCATGTTCTTCACAGTCAATCTAGGGATGTCTTACAGCTTACAAACATCCTCTATAAAATATAGTACATTGTACTGAACAAAATACTCCATATGTGGTCCAACAAGGTCAAAATTCTCATTTCAGAAACTAAGTCTTCTATAATTCAGCATGTAtttaaatatgcatacatatagatGCTTATCTATATGtttaacaaattttataaatgtataatacatgaatatgcatatatttatgcatatatacatatataaacctgtttcttgatattatatatatatatatatataattgaatgaATTTGGATGtgaactgatatatatatatcagttcaCATCCAAATTCATTTATAATATGTCATCATTGTCATTCCATTCACCTATCACTGTAGTCAcaatataaaaataggaaatattacTGGTTTCATGTAAATTGATCTTACTGAATGTCATTGTTTCCAGTTAATTAATATGTGAGAATTATCACAAACCATTTTtgaacaatatattttttaaatccttcatGAATTGATACTAAAATCATTGGTTAAATTTCAAGAAACTATCTCTCCCTTTTGAGAAAATCATTGTTCATTTCACCTAGAAGgcaagaaaatgatattaataatatctGTTCACaatgaatttcctttttattaaaaaggaaaactcaTGAATCTATAAACTGATACTTACTATATAGAATCTCatacaaatttctcattttatatgtgaagaaatttcaaatgaatttcttaagATCACTTAGGTAGTACATGAAGGAACCAAGATTCATATTAGTGagttctgactctaaattcagccATTCCAATTTACCAATGTGTTTTATGTAAGTAGATTATTAAATGCAATTCATAATTGGACAAAGACTAAGAGCAGGCAGTTTTCCAGTAAAcaattcaaaatcatttattgtcacataaaaatactctaaataattacttattagaaaaataaaaattaaatcaaccTTGATGTATCATTTTATACTTCctagattagctaaaatgatgAGAGGAAACAAATAGCTCATATTGAATGGGTTGCTGAAAAATTGGAACATTGATTATTTGTGGAATTATGAACTTATCCACCTATATTGGAGAGCAATGTAGATTTATgctaaaataattattgaaatgcCTTTACCCATCAATATCAAtcttaaattcaattttcaaagatgattaaGGTAAAGTAAAAAGAcctatttttcttgaagattttaGCACTTTTCATATGATGACCAAAAACTCAAATTTCATTCAGCCCATTTATTGGCAAAAAGCTGAAAAAGTTGTGGCACATGACTGAGAtacaacactattgttctgtgaACTGAGATACTTCCCtactaaagaaaa
The Macrotis lagotis isolate mMagLag1 chromosome 3, bilby.v1.9.chrom.fasta, whole genome shotgun sequence genome window above contains:
- the LOC141517039 gene encoding olfactory receptor 4C11-like, with translation MKNNVTEFILLGLTQDPVTKKIIFVIFLVFYTATMVGNLLIILTVKTSPTLGSPMYFFLTYLSFADFSYSSNTTPKLIVDSLSKKPTISFDECMIQLVASHFFGCMEVLILVAMAYDRYVAICKPLYYTVIMNQKTCGNLVMLTVIGAILHSFTQIFIALSLPFCGPNVIDHYFCDLQPLLQLACTDTYVIKIIVLFNSGILCMMTFAILMTSYFVILYSLRNHSAEGKRKALSTCTTHIIVVIIFFVPCIFIYARPPVNFPVDKLVSVFYTIGTPLLNPLIYTLRNAEVKTAMKKLWSKRVS